TACCCGTCGTAAATTTGTATATTGCGGAAGAGCTGTGTAGTaaaattgttattcaaaaaattatgtaGACAAATAGTCAAATTTGATCAATTATACAGAATTAGAatataatatagtaaaataaaaaaatttatgagaATATGGGTGAGTTTAGGGCCTCTTCATCACTAGTGGACTATAAAACCATATACCCATATGCTATTGTGGGCTCTAGAAAGATGTGGTAATTATCACATGGATCCAAAATCCACCGTGTGTTTCCatcaatgtaatttttattaacattttttatgtTAAGATATTTCAAGACTGAAAAAAACTAATCTGTTTAGGTCACCTTaactattatattatattttacattaagataatgtaatattaattaaaagatCTTAGGGGGATGctattttttacaatttttcttgttttcttttgctCACTTAGGTTCAAATATTGAggattttgataaatttttaatatcatcagttaattttttttttgtcaacctcaTCAGTTAATTCTTATCAACCAAAAGAAATGTCCCTCACAGAAACATACATAAGAAAACGTCGGAAAACAAACGTTATGTGGTTTTCCCGATCGCACGTTAAaactttaaccaataaaaaaataacatttgtaatacaaaaaggaaaagagttAAAAACGCAAGAACAACCTCTTTTGGTGTGACTTCTTTAAAGATATACAAATGGATCATACTCAATAAGGTCTCCTACCAAGAAAGTTCCCCGGTGGATCATAACTGCACGCCAAGAACACGCCACCTCCACCATTACAGATCACATGAGCGCAGCCAATCCTCTGCGTGCTCTTCCACACAATCTGCGTGTAATGACCACACATCTCGGACTTACACGAGTTAGAGTAATAGTTATAGCTCCTTGCTTCCGACAACCATCCATTGGCGGCTTGAGCCGGGCTCCAGCTATTTCCTGAGCCCCAGAATAGATTCTCACCGTATGGTCCATTCGAATGGATCAAGGCGCAGTCACCCCGTCTCTGGTTGGCCCACCATTGCGCGTAACGGGCTAGTTTGGCGTCCCACACTAGCGGTCTGAGCCTCAAGTGAGCCCTTGCTGCGTTTTGTGGAGCCATGAATTGTTGTTGATCGTTTGCATCAACGCAATGACAACATGCTACAAGTAGTAGTATGAGAGCCGCGATTGCAACCGAAACACCATTCATGGGTTTAGGAGGAGCCATCGCGGGTGAAGCTTGAACTAATGTTGTTTGCTTGGTTTTATATAAGCATTCAAATCGTGAAAAGAATAATGTTTTATGGTTTTtagtgatatttatttattttatatggtaaaaTAAGGTTTTATGGAGGAAAGTGTCAACTCTATGATTAGTGGTGTACATGTTCGATTATGATAACCACATTTGAATTTTATTCTGAACTCTTAGATTTTGTGAACTATTAAGCATGTATTACAGTAGTTTATGTATgctttaattaatattttatgcaTAGTaggtatatattaatattatagacCGGCCACCCCCAAAAAAGTCTTGGAGGCAAGAAGATTTGTGGAGTACAGTAAAGAACTTTCGTTAAAgtataatatagtttagaataaatagATGATAACTATTCCCTTTTTGACTAAGTCAGACCAAAACAAATAGACTGTCATACATTTTTGTTACACTTCACACCTTgatactatattttattaattattgattAGTAAGATGTAGAGAAAAGAGTAGATGAATTGTACAAAtaccaaatttaataaatttgtataaatagCAAAGAAAGATGAATTGGATACAGATTATGTTTGATTGATTAGGACAGACACTAGGACAGAGCTTGGGAGATGATGGAACGGTGAGACAATTGCTGTTCGTACAGATCACGGAAGATGCGGTATTTTGCATCGTGATACTTCTTAACCTTAGGGTCTGATGATGGATGAACCACCTGCAATGCCATCACAAGTGACGCATAAACAACATGAATCAACTGCATGAACTTGAGTACTTAATGAAGTTAAGATAAGCATATGTATACTTGTCCAGCTGCGTTCAAAGCCTTCATAGCATCATGGAGACTAGGATAGCTCTTGGCAGCAACTGCTCCCAGAATGGCTGCTCCTAGAAGAACAGACTCGCTTTCTCGTGGTAGAATAATCGGACAACCTAGTCAAATAGATTACATTTTATCATAGAAGAAGTTATAGCAAAGAGTGTGGTTAGTACTACTATATACCAACGATGTCAGCATGTTCTTGGATGAACAATGGATTCTTTGAAAGGCCGCCACAAGCAAGCAGTGTGTTAATCTAATTACATCAAAAAATGCAAAGAACTATTGAGGCCAGTGGAAGTGAATTGTCTATAGAATAGAACGGTTTGTgaagaaaaaaacttactttGTGACCATGAGCATTGCAATGCTCTACAATATGACGTGTGCCATAAGCAATCCCCTGTACTGTGGCTAAGTATAGAAGAGCCAACTGCTTCTCTGATGTGTCAAGAGTCATTCCAAAGACCACTCCTTTCGAATTTGGATCTGCAACCGGAGACCTGTTTCCGTGAAAGTCGGGAAGGATATGCATCTCTGAGGTAAGAGCAGCTACAAACGGAGAACTTGTATCTTCTTGCGCCATTGATTTTAAAATGTTGTTCAGAAGTTCGAACACAGAAACTTCTGCAAGAGACCAAGACAATAACTAGCAGTCAAACCAAATGTTTTCTCAAGAGAAGGGAGGACAAAAAAGTGGGGAAGGTTTGATGATAACTCTGGGAAGCAGCTTGATTTGCAAGACGAGGAGAAGCAACGTGGTTTTCGATTATGTGATCAAGTAAAGCCCCAGTGGCACTCTGTCCTCCTTCTGTTAGCCAATACTCCGGAACCATAGCTACAGAGAATAAACCAGAGTGAGACTTCATCTATCAAATGGAAAGAGAGgattgagagagagactaaATATACCTGACCAGAAAGGTCCCCACACGCCAGGAATAAACAGCTTTTCACGTGAAACAGCCATATGGCAAGTTGATGTGCCACATACTAAAACCATACGAGTGCATAAGGTATCTACATCCGaatctgaaaaaaataacaattcttAGAGACTAATTATACCTTTCTTCATAAGGTATTTAGACTATAATAGCAAAAGAGTACCTTTCTTCAGTGAGTCTGAATCTGATTTGCTTTCCATGACCCCAACACCACCGGCATGTGCATCAATGAGTGAAGTCCCTACAGGAGTTCCAGCCAACAGACCCAGCtcctgaaaatgaaaaaaaaggattgaaaacaaaaattgtaactgaatgaaaatataaaaccaaagaTGCAAGTGGTTGCTTAGTACTTGCCTTAGCAGCTGTTGCGGTTAGACCATTACCTAGTGGATGCCCCGGAAAAGCCACACTTCTCCCTGTATAAAGTAAAAGCTAAGGTTGTAGGTTTTCACAGTTCCTCTTAGAGCATTtctaacaaaaaagaaaaaaatatgcatACCGATCTTAGAATGGTGACCATCTACAAGATCGCCTAAGCCAATCTCTTCCCAGAACTCATCATCCCACCCACAAGCTTCCATATCACGAGAACCCTTCTCAGTCATCTGCTGCTGCATATGCGCATGACCAAGATACGTCCATTTGCATACCGTGGTGCACAAGCTACGAGTATCATCTCCAGTAGCTCTAAGAGGAAACAAAAAAGGAATCACAGACAAGATGGGCCAAAAAGGTTAAGAAGAGCATATCAGCACCTGTAGGAAAGCCAATCACTCAAGTCCATCCACTTATACACCATTGACCAAGACTCCTGAAGATTCTCTTTCACCCATAGTAACTGCAAAAAGCAGAGAGATATAATCGTCATCATACTCAAACaagcagaaaacaaaaaaaaaaatacatcttcCACCTACTTTAGGTGGCTCCATCTCTGGAGAAACACCGCCGCCACAGTACTGCAAAACCGGAGAGTTAAACGAGTTGATTCTCTCCGC
This Raphanus sativus cultivar WK10039 unplaced genomic scaffold, ASM80110v3 Scaffold0951, whole genome shotgun sequence DNA region includes the following protein-coding sequences:
- the LOC130503427 gene encoding pathogenesis-related protein PR-1-like, with the protein product MAPPKPMNGVSVAIAALILLLVACCHCVDANDQQQFMAPQNAARAHLRLRPLVWDAKLARYAQWWANQRRGDCALIHSNGPYGENLFWGSGNSWSPAQAANGWLSEARSYNYYSNSCKSEMCGHYTQIVWKSTQRIGCAHVICNGGGGVFLACSYDPPGNFLGRRPY
- the LOC130503430 gene encoding uncharacterized protein LOC130503430 yields the protein MTTNVELNPFPSRSVFLGVDVGTGSARAGLFDESGKLLGSSSSPIQIWKDGDCVEQSSTDIWHAVCAAVKSACSLANVSDVEVKGIGFAATCSLVAVDSEGSPVTVSWSGDSRRNIIVWMDHRAVKQAERINSFNSPVLQYCGGGVSPEMEPPKLLWVKENLQESWSMVYKWMDLSDWLSYRATGDDTRSLCTTVCKWTYLGHAHMQQQMTEKGSRDMEACGWDDEFWEEIGLGDLVDGHHSKIGRSVAFPGHPLGNGLTATAAKELGLLAGTPVGTSLIDAHAGGVGVMESKSDSDSLKKDSDVDTLCTRMVLVCGTSTCHMAVSREKLFIPGVWGPFWSAMVPEYWLTEGGQSATGALLDHIIENHVASPRLANQAASQKVSVFELLNNILKSMAQEDTSSPFVAALTSEMHILPDFHGNRSPVADPNSKGVVFGMTLDTSEKQLALLYLATVQGIAYGTRHIVEHCNAHGHKINTLLACGGLSKNPLFIQEHADIVGCPIILPRESESVLLGAAILGAVAAKSYPSLHDAMKALNAAGQVVHPSSDPKVKKYHDAKYRIFRDLYEQQLSHRSIISQALS